One segment of Xanthomonas oryzae pv. oryzae DNA contains the following:
- a CDS encoding IS1595-like element ISXo5 family transposase, translating to MAMNRVQFQAGLSLPAFLKRYGNAQQCEQALEISRWPQGFVCPRCAATAHSRFQRHGTTYWQCTACYRQTSLRSGTVMDNSKLPLRTWLLGMYLLGQSKTNLSALELMRHLGVSYPTAWPMKHKLMQAMTQREANRKLGGIVQLDDAYLGGERNGGKAGRGSENKRPFVIAVETTEDGRPLRAVMDPVPGFTKAALSEWIGQRLHPGADVYSDGLGAFRALEAEHAHTVIEGSGRSRCEAENARWVNVVLSNLKRSLDGAYHAFKFAKYAQRYLAETMWRFNRRFDLTRLVPSLLAAAAASKPWSERALRDVTLFTAESAC from the coding sequence ATGGCCATGAATCGTGTGCAGTTCCAAGCCGGGCTGTCGTTGCCGGCGTTCCTCAAGCGCTATGGCAACGCGCAGCAGTGCGAGCAGGCGTTGGAGATCTCGCGCTGGCCACAGGGCTTTGTTTGTCCGCGTTGCGCCGCTACCGCGCACAGTCGATTCCAGCGTCACGGCACCACGTACTGGCAGTGCACGGCCTGCTATCGCCAGACCAGCCTGCGCTCGGGCACGGTGATGGACAACAGCAAGCTGCCGCTACGCACCTGGCTGCTTGGCATGTATCTGCTGGGCCAGAGCAAGACGAACCTGTCGGCGCTGGAGTTGATGCGACACCTGGGAGTGAGCTACCCGACAGCGTGGCCAATGAAGCACAAGCTGATGCAGGCCATGACCCAACGCGAGGCGAACCGCAAGTTGGGCGGGATCGTGCAACTGGACGATGCCTACCTGGGCGGAGAACGCAACGGTGGCAAGGCCGGGCGCGGCTCGGAGAACAAGCGCCCTTTCGTGATCGCCGTGGAGACCACTGAAGACGGTCGTCCATTGCGCGCGGTGATGGATCCGGTCCCAGGCTTCACCAAGGCGGCGCTGTCGGAATGGATCGGGCAACGCCTGCATCCTGGAGCAGATGTCTACAGTGATGGACTCGGTGCGTTTCGAGCACTGGAAGCCGAGCACGCGCACACCGTGATCGAAGGCAGCGGTCGAAGTCGCTGCGAGGCAGAGAACGCACGCTGGGTCAACGTGGTGTTGTCCAACCTAAAGCGTTCGCTGGATGGTGCCTATCACGCCTTCAAATTCGCCAAATACGCCCAGCGCTACCTGGCAGAGACGATGTGGCGGTTCAACCGCCGTTTCGATCTGACCCGGCTGGTGCCCAGCTTGCTGGCCGCCGCAGCCGCCAGCAAGCCGTGGTCCGAGCGGGCCCTGCGTGATGTCACCCTGTTCACCGCTGAAAGTGCGTGCTAA
- a CDS encoding IS3 family transposase (programmed frameshift) — MPIKDLCRRHGFSEASYYLWRSKFGGMSVPDAKRLKDLEAENTRLKKLLAEQVFQNDLIKDALQKPMVSAPARRALVREWIAGGASERCALAAIGMSASALRYRPREDRNVELREHSVALAHRHRRYGVGMISLKLRQEGRLVNYKRVERLYRQQQLQVRRRKRKKVPVGERQPMLRPTKANPVWSMDVVFDRTAEGRAIKSLVIVDDATHQAVAIDVERAISGHGVARVLDRLAHSRGLPKVIRTDNGKEFCGKAMVAWAHANRVQLRQIQPGKPNQNAYVESFNGRLRDECLNEHGFPTLLHARTEIERWRREYNQHRPKKAIGAMTPATYAQQLANSEIINPGL; from the exons ATGCCGATCAAAGACCTGTGCCGACGGCATGGCTTCAGTGAGGCTTCCTACTACCTGTGGCGCAGCAAGTTCGGCGGCATGAGCGTGCCCGATGCCAAGCGGCTCAAGGACCTGGAGGCCGAGAACACGCGGCTGAAGAAGTTGCTGGCCGAGCAGGTGTTCCAGAACGACCTGATCAAGGATGCGCTGCAAAAAC CAATGGTGAGCGCACCGGCGCGTCGTGCGCTGGTGCGCGAGTGGATCGCAGGTGGCGCCAGCGAGCGCTGCGCCCTGGCAGCGATCGGCATGAGCGCCAGTGCGCTGCGCTATCGCCCGCGCGAGGACCGCAACGTTGAGCTGCGCGAGCACAGTGTTGCGTTGGCGCATCGCCATCGCCGCTACGGCGTGGGGATGATCTCTCTCAAGCTGCGGCAGGAAGGGCGTCTCGTGAACTATAAGCGGGTGGAGCGGTTGTATCGCCAGCAGCAGCTACAAGTCCGGCGCCGCAAGCGCAAGAAGGTACCGGTTGGCGAGCGTCAGCCGATGCTGCGGCCCACCAAGGCCAACCCGGTGTGGTCGATGGACGTCGTGTTCGACCGCACCGCCGAAGGTCGGGCGATCAAGTCTCTGGTGATCGTGGACGACGCGACACACCAGGCAGTCGCCATCGACGTGGAACGCGCCATCTCCGGCCACGGGGTAGCACGCGTGCTGGATCGGTTGGCACACAGTCGTGGCCTGCCGAAGGTGATTCGCACGGACAACGGCAAGGAGTTCTGTGGCAAGGCCATGGTCGCCTGGGCGCATGCCAATCGTGTGCAGCTACGCCAGATCCAGCCTGGCAAGCCGAACCAGAATGCCTATGTCGAATCCTTCAACGGCCGGCTACGCGACGAATGCCTCAACGAACATGGGTTCCCAACGCTGCTGCATGCGCGCACCGAGATCGAACGCTGGCGCCGCGAATACAACCAACACCGCCCAAAGAAAGCAATCGGCGCAATGACGCCGGCAACGTATGCCCAGCAGTTGGCCAATAGCGAGATCATCAACCCCGGACTCTAA
- a CDS encoding energy transducer TonB, with product MWATPIVLLIVVPSWWWARHSDESFAKDPQPLPAASRQILPTTDGPRAMTMVAHQPARPAVSSVEAKPLPGNAMPSYPPAVARAGVQGNRIARLQLDVQGRVSDVTIVDRGGSDDPRLDAAVVESLRQWRFEPATRDGHAVVSSVQVPVEFTAQR from the coding sequence CTGTGGGCGACGCCGATTGTGTTGTTGATCGTGGTTCCGAGTTGGTGGTGGGCACGTCATAGCGACGAATCCTTCGCCAAGGACCCTCAGCCACTACCGGCGGCGAGCCGTCAGATTCTGCCAACCACCGATGGCCCACGCGCAATGACGATGGTGGCGCACCAACCTGCGCGCCCCGCCGTCAGCAGCGTGGAGGCCAAACCGCTGCCTGGCAACGCAATGCCGAGCTACCCGCCCGCTGTGGCGCGTGCCGGCGTTCAGGGCAACCGCATCGCGCGTCTGCAGCTGGATGTGCAGGGACGCGTGAGCGATGTGACAATCGTCGACCGCGGCGGCAGCGACGATCCTCGCCTGGATGCGGCCGTGGTGGAGAGCCTGCGGCAATGGCGCTTCGAACCCGCAACGCGCGACGGCCATGCCGTGGTGAGCAGCGTGCAGGTGCCCGTGGAGTTCACGGCTCAGCGCTGA
- a CDS encoding energy transducer TonB produces the protein MPAPRPASDRHIVLRLPRHTLKIAGIAFAVGLLLFLLVWATGRKDNFYKPSSAQPTAGAPADDTIAPLPAPLPAQDGGSDMPQAKPPADTPTLVDAAPPAPPAPPLPEDAAPGAPGSAAPSKAPVAGGDRPVPIEGQMRPPRYPSAALRRGDAGDVVVRVDVDATGNPGGVTLVQRSGSRDLDRAAMEAVRHWRFHPAQRNGQPVAGSTDIPFEFKPAQ, from the coding sequence ATGCCCGCGCCCCGTCCTGCGTCCGATCGCCATATCGTTCTGCGTCTGCCCCGCCACACGCTGAAAATTGCCGGCATCGCCTTCGCTGTCGGCCTGCTGTTGTTCCTGCTGGTCTGGGCGACCGGCCGCAAGGACAACTTCTATAAACCCTCGTCAGCGCAGCCGACCGCAGGCGCACCGGCCGACGACACCATTGCGCCGCTGCCGGCCCCCCTGCCGGCCCAGGACGGTGGCAGCGACATGCCGCAGGCCAAACCGCCGGCCGACACCCCGACCCTGGTGGATGCCGCGCCACCCGCCCCGCCCGCGCCGCCGCTGCCGGAAGATGCAGCGCCGGGTGCGCCTGGAAGCGCGGCGCCGTCCAAAGCACCGGTCGCCGGTGGCGATCGCCCGGTGCCGATCGAGGGCCAGATGCGGCCACCCCGCTACCCGTCGGCCGCATTGCGTCGCGGCGATGCCGGCGACGTGGTGGTGCGGGTGGACGTGGACGCTACCGGCAATCCCGGCGGCGTCACACTGGTGCAGCGCAGCGGCTCGCGCGATCTGGACCGCGCGGCCATGGAAGCGGTCCGGCATTGGCGCTTCCATCCTGCGCAACGCAATGGTCAGCCGGTGGCCGGCAGCACGGACATCCCATTCGAGTTCAAACCTGCGCAGTAA
- the serS gene encoding serine--tRNA ligase, whose amino-acid sequence MLDPALLRQHPADLAERLRSTRGFALDTAKLESLESERKHMQVRTQELQSLRNSKSKAIGQAKAKGEDVAALMAEVAGVGDELLHSHGRLTVVQHELEKIYAVIPNLPHADVPLGKSEADNVEQSRWGTPRQFDFPVKDHVELGAPNGWLDGETAVKLSGARFTVLRGPIARLHRALAQFMLDLHVGEHGYEETNVPLLVNADSMRGTGQLPKFEDDLFRIYENEYEGHTDEETGESFYTPTGGVDPDPAYYLIPTSEVPLTNIVRDEIIDAERLPLRMTAHSMCFRAEAGSGGRDTRGMIRQHQFEKVELVTACAPEDSDAEHQRMTRCAEVVLEQLGLPYRKVLLCTGDMGFSAIKTYDLEVWLPSQNTYREISSCSNCGDFQARRMQARWRNPVSGKLELLHTLNGSGTAVGRAMIAVMENYQNADGSIDVPQVLRPYMGGIERIG is encoded by the coding sequence ATGCTAGATCCGGCCCTGCTTCGCCAACACCCCGCCGACCTTGCCGAGCGCCTGCGCAGCACGCGCGGTTTCGCACTGGACACAGCTAAGCTGGAGTCCCTGGAGAGCGAGCGCAAGCATATGCAGGTGCGTACGCAGGAACTGCAGAGCCTTCGCAATTCCAAATCCAAGGCGATCGGGCAGGCTAAGGCCAAGGGCGAGGATGTCGCCGCGCTGATGGCCGAGGTGGCCGGTGTCGGCGATGAACTTTTGCACTCTCATGGCAGACTGACGGTCGTTCAGCACGAGTTGGAAAAGATTTACGCGGTAATTCCCAACCTGCCGCATGCAGACGTGCCTCTTGGGAAAAGTGAGGCTGACAACGTCGAGCAATCGCGTTGGGGCACGCCGCGCCAGTTCGATTTCCCGGTTAAGGATCATGTGGAGCTTGGGGCGCCCAACGGCTGGCTGGATGGGGAAACCGCAGTCAAGTTGTCGGGTGCACGTTTCACTGTATTGCGCGGTCCGATTGCGCGCCTGCATCGCGCGCTGGCGCAGTTCATGCTTGACCTACACGTCGGTGAGCATGGCTACGAGGAAACCAACGTGCCTCTATTGGTCAATGCTGACTCAATGCGCGGCACAGGGCAGTTGCCAAAATTCGAGGATGATCTCTTCAGAATTTACGAAAACGAATATGAAGGTCATACCGACGAAGAGACCGGTGAAAGTTTTTATACGCCTACAGGCGGGGTAGATCCCGATCCTGCTTACTATCTCATTCCCACCTCCGAAGTGCCGCTGACCAATATCGTGCGCGACGAGATCATCGATGCCGAGCGTCTGCCGCTGCGCATGACCGCACATTCGATGTGTTTCCGTGCCGAAGCGGGCAGCGGCGGCCGCGATACGCGCGGCATGATCCGCCAGCACCAATTCGAAAAAGTGGAGCTGGTCACTGCCTGCGCGCCGGAAGACAGCGACGCCGAACATCAGCGCATGACGCGTTGCGCCGAAGTGGTGTTGGAGCAACTCGGCCTGCCGTATCGCAAGGTGTTGCTGTGCACGGGAGATATGGGTTTTTCCGCGATCAAGACCTACGATCTGGAGGTCTGGTTGCCGTCGCAGAACACTTATCGCGAAATTTCGTCGTGCTCCAATTGCGGCGATTTCCAGGCGCGGCGCATGCAGGCGCGCTGGCGCAACCCGGTCAGCGGCAAGCTGGAACTGCTGCACACGCTCAACGGCTCCGGCACTGCTGTGGGCCGCGCGATGATCGCGGTGATGGAGAACTACCAGAACGCCGATGGGTCGATCGATGTGCCGCAGGTGCTGCGTCCTTACATGGGCGGCATCGAGCGGATCGGCTGA
- a CDS encoding IS5 family transposase (programmed frameshift) yields the protein MREKNYPSDVSRERFEQIRPILEQARKRTKPVTVDMYEVWCAVLYLLRTGCPWRALPSDFPKWRTVHSYFAKWSEVDDEGMSLLERALKKSQVGAAREKQGRKACSTFLIVDAQSVKNSDTAGQKGYDAGKKVSGIKRHIAVDTQGFPHAVAVTTAEVTDRQGALEALKRCRSGLGRVKRLLCDSGYTGDPFAEGVQDILGKHVTVQIAKRSELHTFKVMPKRWIVERSFAWLEKNRRLWKNCERRLNTSLQFIHLAFLALLLRRS from the exons ATGCGCGAGAAGAACTATCCAAGTGACGTGAGCCGTGAGCGGTTCGAGCAAATCCGCCCGATTCTGGAGCAAGCCCGCAAGCGCACCAAGCCTGTGACAGTGGATATGTATGAGGTGTGGTGCGCAGTGCTGTATCTGCTACGGACAGGTTGCCCGTGGCGTGCGTTGCCCAGTGACTTTCCGAAGTGGCGCACGGTGCATTCCTACTTTGCCAAGTGGAGCGAAGTGGACGATGAAGGAATGAGCCTGCTGGAGCGGGCGCTTAAAAAATC TCAGGTTGGCGCGGCCCGCGAGAAACAGGGGCGCAAGGCCTGCAGTACGTTCTTGATCGTGGACGCGCAGAGCGTGAAGAACAGTGATACAGCCGGCCAGAAAGGCTATGACGCGGGCAAGAAGGTATCGGGGATCAAGCGCCACATCGCGGTGGATACGCAAGGCTTTCCACATGCCGTTGCGGTGACCACGGCGGAAGTCACCGATCGTCAAGGTGCGCTGGAGGCATTGAAACGCTGCCGATCGGGTTTAGGTCGGGTGAAACGCCTGCTGTGCGACAGCGGCTACACCGGAGATCCCTTCGCCGAGGGCGTACAGGACATTCTGGGCAAGCATGTCACCGTACAGATTGCCAAGCGCAGCGAGCTGCATACCTTCAAGGTCATGCCCAAGCGCTGGATTGTCGAACGCAGCTTTGCCTGGCTGGAGAAGAACCGGAGGCTATGGAAGAACTGCGAGCGAAGGCTCAATACCAGCTTGCAGTTCATCCACCTGGCGTTCCTGGCACTGCTGCTCAGGAGATCGTGA
- a CDS encoding IS701-like element ISXo15 family transposase, with protein sequence MLNRTLEVRFEQYGEVVAAALSRADRKQPAHWYLKGLLLPGGRKSVEPMAARVHPQNVGSAHQSMHHLVADADWSDQALLAAVAAQVLPPLSRKSAACHWIVDDTGFSKKGVHSVGVARQYCGRLGKTDNCQVAVSLSIANEHGSLPVGYRLYLPEQWAQDTVRRKKAGVPDQVVFQTKTALAMDQIDSALATGIAAGVVLADAAYGTETHWRDQLSERGLLYMVGVRSNTKVWWGSHQPAPMPPASPKGGRPRTRPMRDSAHAPISVHEVAQRLPARTYRQVSWRQGSDATLSSRFAAVRVRAAHNRQAHDEQWLLIEWPPGESEPRHYWFSTRPKQTPVKTLVATAQGRWRIERDYQELKSELGLHHYEGRNWRGFHHHASLCIAAYGFLMRERLRSKKNSVAFKMPAVSKSVRPRRSGPNATSPSQLDCHAGLRTG encoded by the coding sequence GTGTTGAATAGGACACTGGAAGTGCGTTTTGAACAGTACGGGGAAGTAGTTGCTGCCGCCCTGTCCCGTGCGGATCGCAAACAGCCCGCACACTGGTACCTGAAGGGGTTGCTACTGCCTGGAGGGCGCAAGAGCGTGGAGCCCATGGCCGCGCGGGTGCACCCGCAGAACGTGGGCTCAGCCCATCAATCGATGCACCATCTGGTGGCCGATGCCGACTGGAGCGATCAAGCGCTGCTGGCGGCGGTGGCGGCACAGGTGCTGCCGCCCCTGAGCAGGAAGAGCGCAGCGTGTCACTGGATCGTGGACGACACGGGATTTTCAAAGAAAGGGGTGCATTCGGTCGGTGTTGCACGCCAGTACTGCGGCCGCCTTGGCAAGACGGACAATTGCCAGGTTGCCGTGAGTTTGTCGATCGCCAACGAACACGGCAGCCTGCCAGTGGGCTATCGGCTGTATCTTCCCGAGCAGTGGGCTCAGGACACTGTGCGGCGCAAGAAGGCAGGCGTTCCGGATCAGGTCGTGTTTCAGACCAAGACAGCGCTGGCCATGGATCAGATCGACAGCGCGCTGGCGACAGGGATTGCGGCAGGCGTCGTGCTAGCCGATGCGGCCTACGGCACCGAGACCCACTGGCGAGACCAGCTCAGCGAACGCGGCCTGCTGTACATGGTTGGCGTCCGCAGCAACACGAAGGTCTGGTGGGGATCGCACCAACCTGCGCCCATGCCGCCAGCCAGCCCTAAGGGCGGTCGGCCCCGCACACGACCGATGCGCGATAGCGCACATGCGCCGATCTCGGTACATGAAGTCGCGCAGCGCTTGCCCGCAAGGACGTATCGGCAGGTCAGCTGGCGCCAGGGCAGCGACGCAACGCTCAGTTCGCGGTTCGCGGCGGTGCGGGTTCGTGCCGCACACAATCGCCAGGCACATGACGAGCAGTGGCTGCTGATCGAGTGGCCGCCGGGAGAGTCTGAGCCCCGCCACTACTGGTTCTCGACGCGACCAAAGCAAACGCCGGTCAAGACACTGGTTGCCACGGCACAAGGCCGATGGCGGATTGAACGCGATTATCAGGAGCTGAAGTCGGAGTTGGGCCTGCATCACTATGAAGGGCGCAACTGGCGTGGTTTTCACCATCACGCCAGTCTGTGCATCGCCGCATACGGGTTCTTGATGCGCGAGCGCCTGCGCAGTAAAAAAAACTCCGTCGCATTCAAGATGCCTGCAGTATCCAAAAGCGTCCGCCCGCGCCGGTCTGGCCCCAATGCAACGTCACCATCCCAACTCGATTGCCACGCTGGCCTTCGGACTGGCTAG
- a CDS encoding IS5-like element ISXo1 family transposase → MQLTFGDAEGLGKRKQTRREIFLAEMERIVPWKRLLALIEPHYPVSGRPGRQPYALARMLRIHLLQQWYALSDPAMEEALHEIPTLRRFAQLGGLDNVPDETTILNFRRLLETHGIAARMLEAVNAHLSRKGQSLRSGTIVDATLIAAPSSTKNADRARDPEMHQTKKGNQWYFGMKAHIGVDEFSGLVHHVQCTAANVADITVTHALLHGKEDIVFGDSGYTGAEKRDELQSCEAAFFIAAKRSTIQAIGNKRARAWAERWEHFKASVRAKVEHPFRVIKRQFGYTKVRYRGLAKNTAQVQTLFALSNLWMVRRHLLPARG, encoded by the coding sequence ATGCAACTGACGTTCGGTGACGCCGAGGGCCTGGGCAAGCGCAAGCAGACCCGGCGCGAGATCTTCCTTGCGGAGATGGAGCGCATCGTGCCGTGGAAGCGACTGCTTGCCCTGATCGAGCCGCACTATCCGGTGTCAGGACGACCGGGTCGGCAGCCGTACGCGCTGGCGAGGATGTTGCGGATTCATCTGTTGCAGCAGTGGTATGCGTTGAGCGATCCGGCGATGGAAGAGGCATTGCACGAGATCCCGACCCTGCGGCGTTTTGCCCAGCTCGGCGGCTTGGATAACGTTCCAGACGAGACCACGATTCTCAACTTTCGCCGTTTGCTGGAAACCCACGGCATTGCCGCTCGGATGCTGGAAGCGGTCAACGCCCATTTGTCGCGCAAGGGGCAGAGCCTGCGGTCGGGCACGATCGTCGATGCGACGCTGATCGCTGCGCCCAGTTCGACCAAGAATGCCGATCGTGCGCGCGACCCTGAGATGCATCAGACCAAGAAGGGCAACCAGTGGTATTTCGGGATGAAGGCGCACATTGGGGTGGATGAATTTTCCGGGCTGGTACACCACGTGCAGTGCACCGCAGCCAACGTGGCCGATATCACGGTGACGCACGCATTGCTGCACGGCAAGGAAGACATCGTGTTCGGCGACAGCGGCTACACCGGTGCGGAAAAACGCGACGAGTTGCAGAGCTGCGAGGCTGCATTTTTCATTGCCGCCAAGCGCTCCACGATTCAAGCCATTGGCAACAAGCGCGCGCGTGCTTGGGCAGAACGTTGGGAACACTTCAAGGCAAGCGTGCGCGCGAAGGTGGAGCACCCATTCCGGGTGATCAAGCGGCAGTTCGGCTACACCAAGGTGCGCTATCGCGGCCTGGCCAAGAACACCGCACAGGTGCAGACGTTATTTGCGCTGTCGAATCTGTGGATGGTGCGCCGGCACTTGCTGCCGGCCAGGGGATAA
- a CDS encoding FMN-dependent NADH-azoreductase yields the protein MKLLHLDSSALGATSISRELSAAIVAQQRRLYPEVEVTYRDLDRDPIPHLTAQTLAQTDPAEAAAAEAVMQQFLQAEVIVIGAPMYNFAIPSTLKAWIDRIAVAGRTFHYTANGPEGLAGGKRLIIASARGGVYAEPSNDFQEPYLRQLFGFLGIDDITLVRAEGVAYSPQHRADALAAALAGLRAEQDAAVMALGNL from the coding sequence ATGAAGCTGCTCCACCTCGATTCCAGCGCGCTCGGCGCCACTTCCATCAGCCGCGAGCTCAGTGCCGCCATCGTGGCGCAGCAACGCCGGCTCTACCCCGAGGTGGAGGTGACCTATCGCGACCTCGACCGCGACCCGATTCCGCATCTGACCGCGCAGACGCTAGCGCAGACCGATCCGGCGGAGGCTGCGGCCGCCGAAGCGGTGATGCAGCAGTTTCTGCAAGCTGAGGTCATCGTGATCGGCGCGCCGATGTACAACTTCGCCATCCCGTCCACGCTCAAGGCCTGGATCGATCGCATCGCGGTGGCCGGGCGCACCTTCCATTACACCGCCAATGGCCCGGAAGGTCTGGCCGGCGGCAAGCGCCTCATCATTGCCAGCGCGCGCGGCGGCGTCTACGCAGAGCCGAGCAACGATTTTCAGGAGCCGTATCTGCGCCAGTTGTTCGGCTTCCTGGGCATCGACGACATCACCTTGGTGCGCGCCGAAGGCGTGGCGTATTCGCCGCAGCATCGCGCCGATGCATTGGCCGCAGCGCTGGCCGGGCTGCGCGCAGAGCAAGACGCTGCTGTTATGGCGTTAGGGAACCTCTGA
- a CDS encoding LysR family transcriptional regulator produces MDACAMHDLNDLYYFAMVVDHGGFAAAERALGIPKSRLSRRISQLETDLGVRLLQRSTRRFAVTDVGTSVHRHAQTMLAEAQAAREVVDRLSAEPRGLVRVSVPVSLAQIQLPKLLPEFLAKYPKVRLQLNISNRRVDVINEGYDIALRVRSRLDDDGSLVMRSFGQVQELLVASPKYLDRAGRPKDPSELANHTTMSTSEDEAHQRWELHGPNGERRVDLQPRLAGFDFPLLQSMARDGFGITMLPETVCAEAVRSGELEVVLPHWSLPQGICHAVFASRRGLLPAVRVFIDFLAEHLPQEIERSRLDCGGTCAELAEKLKRAAGTAPRLVVAEAG; encoded by the coding sequence ATGGATGCATGCGCCATGCACGACCTGAATGACCTGTACTACTTCGCGATGGTGGTGGACCACGGCGGCTTTGCCGCGGCCGAGCGTGCGCTCGGGATCCCCAAATCGCGCCTGAGCCGGCGCATCAGCCAGCTTGAAACCGATCTGGGGGTGCGCCTGTTGCAGCGCTCCACGCGCCGCTTCGCGGTCACCGACGTCGGCACCAGCGTGCATCGGCACGCACAGACCATGCTGGCCGAGGCCCAGGCTGCGCGCGAGGTGGTGGATCGTCTCAGCGCCGAGCCGCGCGGTCTTGTACGTGTGAGCGTTCCAGTCTCGCTCGCGCAGATCCAGTTGCCCAAGTTATTGCCCGAATTCCTGGCCAAATATCCCAAGGTGCGGCTACAGCTCAACATCAGCAACCGCCGCGTCGACGTCATCAACGAAGGCTACGACATTGCGCTACGCGTGCGGTCGCGCCTGGACGACGACGGCAGCCTGGTGATGCGCAGCTTCGGCCAGGTGCAGGAGCTGCTGGTGGCCAGTCCCAAGTATCTGGACCGCGCCGGGCGCCCCAAGGACCCCAGCGAGCTGGCCAACCACACCACCATGAGCACCAGCGAGGACGAAGCCCACCAGCGCTGGGAACTGCATGGCCCCAACGGCGAACGCCGTGTCGACCTGCAGCCGCGCCTGGCCGGCTTCGATTTCCCGCTGTTGCAATCGATGGCACGCGACGGCTTCGGCATCACCATGCTTCCGGAAACCGTGTGTGCCGAGGCGGTGCGCAGCGGCGAGCTGGAAGTGGTGCTGCCGCACTGGTCGCTACCGCAGGGCATCTGCCACGCCGTGTTCGCCTCGCGTCGCGGTCTGCTGCCGGCGGTGCGGGTGTTCATCGATTTCCTGGCCGAACACCTGCCCCAGGAAATCGAACGCTCGCGTCTGGATTGCGGTGGCACCTGCGCCGAACTGGCGGAGAAGCTCAAGCGTGCGGCTGGCACGGCGCCGCGTTTGGTTGTGGCCGAAGCTGGCTGA